The following proteins come from a genomic window of Anguilla rostrata isolate EN2019 chromosome 17, ASM1855537v3, whole genome shotgun sequence:
- the gjc1 gene encoding gap junction gamma-1 protein, which yields MSWSFLTRLLEEIHNHSTFVGKLWLTVLIVFRIVLTAVGGESIYYDEQSKFVCNSGQPGCENVCYDAFAPLSHVRFWVFQIILVAMPSLIYLGYAINKIARLEEGGGACQAGAGPPGFTHRRPRKIFFGGRGQGRGVSEEAEEDQEDDPMIYEVPEMEGRMEMAPPRRRTKARHDGRRRIRADGLMRVYVAQLLMRTALEAGFLAGQYALYGLAVPSVFVCSDPPCPHRVDCFVSRPTEKTIFLRIMYSVTLLCLALNLWEMLHLGAGTLCDIIRRRRSPPPEDEYQLGSLGPGVGAGVGGAGGPAGEDESGGGVPGGDYGSYPFSWNTPLAPPGYNIAVKPEQPPYADLSNGKMACRQNRANIAQEEQQQFGSNEENFPTGETRVSLQKEVQEAQDQLEAALQAYSRQHEDGEKPQSNVALPHRERKQRSGSKHSSAKSREDSSTSSVSSNSKSAETKPSVWI from the coding sequence ATGAGCTGGAGCTTCCTCACCCGGCTCCTGGAGGAGATCCACAACCACTCCACCTTCGTGGGGAAGCTGTGGCTGACGGTGCTCATCGTCTTCCGCATCGTGCTGACGGCGGTGGGCGGGGAGTCCATCTACTACGACGAGCAGAGCAAGTTCGTCTGCAACTCGGGCCAGCCGGGCTGCGAGAACGTGTGCTACGACGCCTTCGCGCCGCTCTCGCACGTCCGCTTCTGGGTCTTCCAGATCATCCTGGTGGCCATGCCCTCGCTCATCTACCTGGGCTACGCCATCAACAAGATCGCccggctggaggaggggggcggagcctgccaggcgggggcggggcccccgGGATTCACCCACAGGAGACCCCGCAAGATATTCttcggtgggcggggccaggggaggGGCGTGtccgaggaggcggaggaggaccAGGAGGACGACCCCATGATCTACGAGGTGCCCGAGATGGAGGGGCGGATGGAGATGGCCCCGCCCCGGCGGAGGACGAAGGCGCGTCACGACGGGCGGCGGCGTATCCGTGCCGACGGGCTGATGCGGGTGTATGTGGCGCAGCTGCTGATGCGCACGGCCCTGGAGGCGGGGTTCCTGGCCGGGCAGTACGCCCTGTACGGGCTGGCCGTGCCGTCCGTCTTCGTCTGCTCCGACCCGCCCTGCCCGCACCGCGTGGACTGCTTCGTCTCGCGGCCCACGGAGAAGACCATCTTCCTGCGCATCATGTACAGCGTCACCCTGCTCTGCCTGGCGCTCAACCTGTGGGAGATGCTGCACCTGGGGGCGGGcaccctctgtgacatcatacgCCGCCGTCGGAGCCCGCCCCCCGAGGACGAGTACCAGCTGGGCTCGCTGGGgcccggggtgggggcgggagtgggcggggctggtggCCCCGCGGGCGAGGATgagagcgggggaggggtgCCGGGCGGGGACTACGGCAGCTACCCCTTCTCGTGGAACacccccctggccccgcccggcTACAACATCGCGGTGAAGCCCGAGCAGCCGCCGTACGCAGACCTGAGCAACGGCAAGATGGCCTGCCGGCAGAACCGGGCCAACATCgcccaggaggagcagcagcagttcGGCAGCAACGAGGAGAACTTCCCCACGGGGGAGACGCGTGTCTCCCTGCAGAAGGAGGTCCAGGAGGCGCAGGACCAGCTGGAGGCGGCGCTCCAGGCCTACAGCCGGCAGCACGAGGACGGGGAGAAGCCTCAGAGCAACGTGGCGCTCCCGCACCGCGAGCGGAAGCAGCGCTCCggatccaaacacagcagcGCCAAGAGCAGGGAGGACTCCAGCACCAGCAGCGTCAGCAGCAACAGCAAGTCCGCAGAGACCAAGCCCTCTGTGTGGATCTGA